A stretch of Rhizobium sp. TH2 DNA encodes these proteins:
- a CDS encoding recombinase family protein, with protein sequence MLARLYLRASTNEQDASRARAELEAFATERGLTIAAAYAENESGSTLSRPELFRLLSDARPGDVLLIEQVDRLSRLTAADWQKLRVQLDARQVRVVAMDLPTSWMLTAVSTDDFTGRMFSAINGMMLDVLAAVARKDYEDRRRRQAQGQAKAKEEGRYRGRIEDVKRNEGIASMLKAGISWTQIQNATGASRATVAKIAKRKI encoded by the coding sequence ATGCTTGCAAGACTCTACCTTCGGGCTTCTACGAATGAACAGGATGCAAGCCGAGCCCGTGCCGAGCTTGAGGCATTCGCCACAGAACGTGGGCTAACCATCGCCGCAGCCTATGCTGAGAATGAAAGCGGATCGACACTCTCCCGTCCCGAACTCTTCCGACTGCTTTCCGACGCGCGCCCCGGCGACGTGCTATTGATCGAGCAAGTGGACCGCCTGTCACGCCTTACCGCCGCCGACTGGCAGAAGCTCCGCGTCCAATTGGACGCCCGACAGGTCCGCGTCGTCGCGATGGACCTTCCGACCTCTTGGATGCTCACCGCCGTCTCCACAGATGATTTCACCGGGCGCATGTTCTCGGCGATAAATGGTATGATGCTGGACGTCCTCGCTGCTGTCGCGCGGAAGGATTATGAGGACCGCCGACGCCGACAGGCTCAGGGTCAAGCCAAGGCCAAGGAGGAGGGACGGTATCGAGGCCGGATCGAAGACGTAAAGCGGAACGAAGGTATCGCTTCCATGCTGAAAGCAGGGATATCATGGACGCAAATACAAAATGCAACTGGCGCATCTCGTGCAACTGTTGCAAAAATCGCGAA